In one window of Fictibacillus phosphorivorans DNA:
- a CDS encoding FUSC family protein produces MQRLYNKHQWLAKMVAADPGNVRLQKAGKATASLIFSIFTTLLIMRYTGHSGGITPAIVSGMLGLMGIMVVMDDTKKEMRVTTILLGLSAMLGITVGSLVANNAYYIDVVLVVSVFSSFYFSRFGTRYFSLFMIFFMTVYFSSVLKLSSNQLPWFDIGIWVGVVYAFILNFFLFQDTAKNLKRSIHSFHIQSNLTLNLLIEAMKDKNSNLQRKEELEKNVAKLRDYALIVSGYINENDVKKIWPGLLPNQLRLYVFDTGMLIETLVDSVRGLKTADALQVDEIKKSLIAVTIAVRDAEVLAPHVKEQNILPAEKSVQQLRILIMTLFEREEPPQGWIYLIRRIESIANHVIEGAVTIQQSLYAQSSILKEEDIIEKAVDEDTKTDDRSLKPSTKKAYQALVAGILSIIVGLIISPAQPYWVLLTAFVVLLGTESIGRIYTKGYQRSLGTIIGAIIGFGLARLLSGHTILEVIFLFLVVFLAFYLMTVSYTLMSVFITMLIAFMYDLLLGGITFSLISARVLDTIAGASIALVVSYLIFPKKTKVKVAESINEFLEELAPFVSEYVRGFREDVNVKNLSESAFKLDTKLQTIRDEAQSFLQRPGSPIYSDMVSWMTRLAAINYYAKHLVASAYRKGFEYPEELLEGFIQIETKLKYNIDSLSALLTENEGEYFLQSLDEEREKFERLAPSRKQSQRDLIHHLYYVWRINQSLVELGIELGGVTEKK; encoded by the coding sequence GTGCAACGATTATATAATAAGCATCAGTGGTTAGCGAAGATGGTAGCAGCTGATCCCGGAAATGTGCGGTTGCAAAAAGCAGGAAAAGCAACTGCTAGTTTGATTTTTTCTATATTTACTACCCTCTTGATCATGAGATACACCGGTCATTCTGGTGGAATCACACCAGCTATTGTTTCAGGTATGCTTGGTTTGATGGGCATCATGGTCGTAATGGATGATACAAAGAAAGAGATGAGAGTAACTACAATTTTGTTGGGACTATCGGCTATGTTGGGTATAACAGTTGGTTCTCTTGTCGCCAACAACGCCTATTACATAGATGTGGTTTTAGTGGTAAGTGTTTTTAGCAGTTTTTATTTCTCAAGATTTGGTACACGCTATTTTTCTTTGTTCATGATTTTCTTCATGACGGTTTATTTTTCCTCAGTTTTAAAATTATCCAGTAACCAGCTACCATGGTTTGACATTGGAATCTGGGTAGGTGTCGTTTATGCCTTTATCCTAAATTTCTTCTTGTTTCAAGATACAGCAAAGAATTTAAAAAGAAGCATTCATTCGTTTCATATTCAAAGTAACCTGACACTAAACCTTTTGATTGAAGCGATGAAAGATAAGAATTCCAATCTTCAGCGTAAGGAAGAACTAGAAAAAAACGTAGCCAAGTTAAGAGATTATGCTCTTATTGTATCTGGTTATATCAACGAAAATGATGTAAAAAAAATTTGGCCAGGTCTCTTACCCAACCAACTTCGCCTGTATGTGTTTGATACGGGGATGCTGATCGAAACGTTAGTGGACTCGGTGCGGGGATTAAAAACGGCAGATGCTTTACAAGTTGATGAGATTAAGAAATCACTCATCGCGGTGACGATTGCTGTTCGTGATGCTGAAGTACTCGCTCCACATGTGAAGGAACAAAATATTCTTCCTGCTGAAAAATCGGTTCAACAGCTTCGTATATTAATCATGACACTTTTTGAACGGGAAGAGCCTCCTCAAGGATGGATCTATCTCATTCGCAGAATCGAGTCGATCGCTAATCACGTGATAGAAGGTGCTGTTACTATACAGCAATCTCTCTATGCGCAGTCTAGCATTTTAAAAGAAGAAGATATAATTGAAAAAGCTGTTGATGAAGATACAAAAACAGATGACAGATCGTTAAAACCCTCTACAAAAAAGGCGTATCAAGCACTTGTAGCAGGAATTCTATCCATTATAGTGGGTCTAATAATATCGCCAGCTCAGCCATATTGGGTTCTTCTTACAGCCTTTGTCGTTCTACTTGGAACGGAGTCGATCGGAAGAATTTATACGAAAGGCTATCAACGATCGCTTGGTACGATCATAGGAGCAATTATCGGTTTTGGCCTTGCTAGACTTCTTTCCGGACACACTATATTGGAAGTTATCTTTCTCTTTCTGGTTGTATTTCTAGCATTTTATTTAATGACAGTTTCTTACACGTTAATGAGTGTGTTTATCACCATGCTAATTGCGTTTATGTACGATCTTCTATTAGGTGGAATTACGTTTTCCCTAATTAGTGCTAGAGTACTTGATACGATTGCAGGGGCATCGATTGCTTTAGTAGTTTCGTATCTGATCTTTCCAAAGAAAACGAAAGTGAAGGTCGCTGAATCGATTAACGAATTCTTAGAAGAACTTGCTCCTTTTGTCTCCGAATATGTTAGAGGATTCAGAGAAGATGTAAACGTTAAGAACCTTTCGGAAAGTGCGTTTAAGCTAGATACGAAACTTCAGACGATCAGGGATGAAGCGCAGTCCTTTCTTCAACGGCCAGGATCACCGATCTATTCAGATATGGTCAGTTGGATGACAAGGTTAGCCGCCATTAACTATTATGCCAAACATTTGGTTGCTTCCGCTTATAGAAAAGGATTTGAATATCCGGAAGAATTGCTCGAAGGATTTATTCAGATTGAGACAAAGCTAAAGTACAACATCGATTCCTTATCTGCTCTTTTAACAGAGAATGAAGGGGAGTATTTCCTCCAATCGTTAGATGAAGAACGCGAGAAGTTTGAGCGCCTTGCTCCTAGCCGTAAGCAATCTCAACGAGATCTCATCCATCACCTTTATTATGTATGGCGCATCAATCAATCCCTCGTGGAGTTAGGAATTGAGTTGGGAGGAGTAACAGAGAAGAAGTAG
- a CDS encoding FAD-binding oxidoreductase: MGSTELTGRIIFKGDPGYNEAVRNWNPYVNTYPLVFVFAQNACDVSNAIKWARENDVPLRIRSGRHALDKEFNVVKGGIVIDTGDMNKVHLDKKKGIATVQPGIRVGPLVKGLAREGFMAVFGDSPTVGIGGITTGGGFGLLSRTIGVISDNLLALETVDAYGRILKASPTCNEDLFWASRGGGGGTFGYNTEYTFKVHRAPETATVFNIIWPWEQLETVFEAWQNLMPFVDSRLGSYIEIYSKVNGLCQVTGLFLGSRPELIQIIQPLLSAGTPSEVVIETLFYPDCIDFLDPPEPPYADQNFKFSSSWATNLWPKEPIKVMKQFLEEAPGTESNFYFTNWGGAISRVPKDKTAFYWRDPLFYTEWNATWVDKSEEASSLASVESVRQQLKPYTIGSYVNVPDESIQNFGNAYWATNFARLQRIKTKYDPENVFNHPQSVPPLY; the protein is encoded by the coding sequence ATGGGATCAACAGAGTTAACAGGAAGAATTATCTTTAAAGGTGACCCTGGCTACAATGAAGCCGTTAGAAACTGGAACCCTTATGTCAACACATATCCTCTTGTATTCGTATTTGCACAAAATGCATGTGACGTTAGTAATGCAATCAAGTGGGCTAGAGAGAACGATGTTCCCTTAAGGATCAGAAGCGGTCGACATGCTCTAGACAAAGAGTTCAATGTGGTAAAGGGTGGAATCGTTATAGATACAGGTGATATGAATAAAGTGCACTTAGATAAGAAAAAGGGAATCGCTACTGTACAACCTGGAATTCGCGTTGGACCTCTTGTAAAAGGCCTTGCTCGAGAAGGCTTTATGGCTGTTTTTGGCGATAGTCCGACCGTTGGAATCGGAGGCATCACAACTGGTGGAGGATTCGGGCTACTTTCCCGTACAATTGGAGTAATATCAGATAACCTTCTTGCACTAGAGACCGTAGATGCATATGGACGGATTCTTAAAGCGAGTCCAACTTGTAACGAAGACTTGTTTTGGGCCTCTAGAGGCGGCGGTGGTGGTACGTTTGGATACAATACAGAATATACGTTTAAAGTGCATCGTGCACCTGAAACAGCAACGGTCTTTAACATTATTTGGCCATGGGAACAGCTCGAAACAGTATTTGAAGCATGGCAGAATTTAATGCCGTTTGTAGATTCACGATTAGGCAGTTATATAGAGATCTACAGCAAAGTAAATGGATTATGTCAGGTAACCGGTCTTTTCTTAGGTTCAAGACCTGAATTAATTCAAATCATACAACCTTTACTTAGTGCCGGAACACCTTCTGAAGTAGTCATTGAAACGCTCTTCTACCCAGACTGTATTGATTTCCTTGATCCACCTGAGCCACCTTATGCTGATCAAAACTTTAAATTCTCATCTTCTTGGGCGACTAATCTTTGGCCAAAGGAACCGATTAAGGTAATGAAACAATTTTTAGAAGAAGCACCTGGAACAGAATCCAATTTTTATTTTACTAACTGGGGCGGTGCGATCAGCAGAGTGCCAAAAGACAAGACAGCTTTCTATTGGCGGGATCCGTTGTTTTATACAGAATGGAACGCTACGTGGGTTGATAAATCCGAGGAAGCGAGTAGTCTTGCATCAGTCGAGTCTGTGCGTCAGCAGTTAAAACCTTATACGATAGGTTCTTATGTAAACGTCCCAGACGAAAGCATTCAAAACTTCGGGAATGCTTATTGGGCAACAAACTTTGCAAGACTGCAAAGAATAAAAACAAAATACGATCCTGAGAATGTATTTAACCATCCTCAGAGTGTCCCACCACTCTACTAA
- a CDS encoding aminoglycoside 6-adenylyltransferase — translation MYTPTERDAYFQRTIDMLNVLPMVEGVVQLGSGVTGYKDEFSDIDLMIATSTEDEVIGVKDNIQQFYKDLNPVIIKEKQFSKNIYLLIVILENSLEFNVSILQRNSLSVRSPLWRIVLDKTGLVSEKMGKEDRSFSNKPVKYATFEDPVFEFVYCFIRLDKELKRHNFVYALKMLESMRDYTLIVQALNEDKKLHQFKAYDSLNSDFLKKYLSTYPQYITCDSLVESALLLKELFIHTVMRSSIYILDDSLLELLKQKNPA, via the coding sequence ATGTATACTCCGACAGAAAGAGATGCTTATTTTCAGCGTACGATCGATATGCTAAATGTGTTGCCTATGGTTGAAGGTGTTGTTCAATTAGGTTCTGGTGTAACGGGGTACAAAGACGAATTCTCGGATATTGATCTAATGATAGCTACGTCAACTGAGGATGAAGTCATTGGAGTGAAAGATAATATTCAGCAATTTTACAAGGATTTGAATCCCGTTATCATTAAAGAGAAGCAGTTTTCAAAAAATATTTACCTATTGATTGTTATTTTAGAAAACTCGTTGGAATTCAATGTTTCAATTCTTCAAAGGAATTCATTAAGTGTAAGATCTCCGTTGTGGAGAATAGTTTTGGACAAAACAGGCTTAGTCTCTGAGAAGATGGGAAAAGAGGATCGCTCTTTTTCAAACAAACCCGTAAAGTATGCTACTTTCGAAGATCCTGTTTTCGAATTTGTTTATTGTTTCATAAGATTAGACAAAGAATTGAAACGCCATAATTTCGTATATGCACTAAAGATGCTAGAGTCGATGAGAGATTACACGTTAATCGTTCAAGCTTTAAATGAAGATAAAAAACTTCATCAGTTTAAAGCTTACGACTCGTTAAATAGTGACTTTCTAAAAAAATATCTTTCAACATATCCACAATATATAACGTGTGATAGTTTGGTTGAATCTGCTTTATTATTAAAAGAATTATTTATACATACCGTAATGAGGAGTTCAATATATATACTAGATGATTCTTTACTTGAGTTGTTAAAACAAAAGAATCCCGCATAA
- a CDS encoding pyridoxamine 5'-phosphate oxidase family protein: protein MKTFNYVNSQEELRLMLGTPSLRGQNKVIPKIDEHCKDFIAHSPFLILATSDHEGNCDSSPRGDAPGFVYVLDDHHLVIPDRPGNKRVDSMFNILSNPKVGLLFLIPGMGETLRINGEAAIIKDEEVLKKMEAGGKSPLLGILVKVEQCYMHCGKAFKRSGLWEHERWEKKESLPNAAKILADHVNLPEMTEERIANDLKDGYKSKLY from the coding sequence GTGAAAACTTTTAACTATGTGAACAGCCAAGAAGAGCTGAGGCTTATGCTCGGAACTCCTAGTCTTAGGGGGCAGAATAAAGTTATCCCTAAAATAGATGAACATTGCAAAGACTTTATTGCACATTCACCATTTTTAATTTTAGCTACGTCAGATCATGAAGGGAACTGTGATAGTTCACCTAGAGGTGATGCACCAGGCTTTGTATATGTATTGGATGATCACCATCTCGTGATTCCCGACCGACCAGGGAATAAGCGTGTAGATTCAATGTTTAATATTCTCTCAAATCCGAAAGTAGGTTTACTATTTCTAATACCAGGAATGGGTGAGACGCTACGGATTAACGGTGAAGCTGCTATTATTAAAGATGAAGAAGTACTCAAAAAAATGGAAGCAGGAGGAAAATCTCCACTTCTGGGTATTCTAGTTAAAGTAGAACAATGTTATATGCATTGTGGGAAAGCGTTCAAACGATCCGGACTTTGGGAACATGAACGTTGGGAAAAGAAAGAATCTCTCCCAAACGCGGCAAAGATTCTAGCAGATCATGTAAATCTACCTGAAATGACTGAAGAAAGAATAGCAAATGACCTCAAGGACGGTTATAAGAGCAAGCTTTACTAG
- a CDS encoding MDR family MFS transporter, which yields MGWREYPQNIKVRLITSFFNRAVSSAVMPFMALFFAMEKGKVWAGTFLILTVIIGFIVNLIGGYISDRFPRKKVLMTTSCLNAVMFLLMTVSLFPEQNWILVFAFAYIGFTVTSSLGRPAMHAIIMDSTTPENRKEVYTLDYWMINLSMAIGAALGGLLYVSHQIELFVLLTVTSISIPIAYGIWLRDEFTGFLEKTHENVFLDLFQNYKVALKDSAFVKVVIGGTFIFSAEFTLNSYIGIRLAETFDSFHIGNFEITGVRMLSMLNIQNMLMVVCFTFLINRVMDRFSKKNALLIGLLLYGIGYVTVTSANAWYVLLLFNVIATMGELIYSPIKEAEKANMIPSDKRGSYSAFANVSFSGADMLARSTIILGAFLVPVMMSVYMGVIIMIGAFFMYSGLFLRGKATEKAVKKEIVAQVVK from the coding sequence ATGGGATGGAGAGAATACCCCCAAAATATTAAAGTGCGTTTGATTACATCGTTCTTTAATCGAGCCGTTTCATCGGCCGTCATGCCATTTATGGCCTTGTTTTTTGCTATGGAGAAGGGCAAGGTTTGGGCAGGGACATTTTTGATCTTAACAGTTATTATTGGATTCATTGTCAATTTAATCGGTGGTTACATTTCGGATCGTTTTCCAAGAAAGAAAGTGTTGATGACAACTTCTTGCTTAAATGCAGTCATGTTTTTACTCATGACCGTAAGCTTGTTCCCTGAACAAAACTGGATTCTGGTCTTTGCATTCGCTTATATAGGATTCACTGTTACAAGCAGCCTAGGAAGACCTGCCATGCATGCGATTATTATGGATTCAACGACACCTGAAAACAGAAAAGAAGTATACACGCTTGATTACTGGATGATTAATTTATCGATGGCGATTGGAGCTGCTTTAGGTGGTTTGCTTTATGTAAGTCATCAGATTGAACTTTTTGTGTTGTTAACCGTAACATCAATCAGCATTCCTATTGCTTATGGAATTTGGTTACGAGATGAGTTCACAGGCTTTTTGGAAAAAACACATGAGAATGTTTTTCTGGACTTGTTTCAAAACTATAAAGTAGCTTTAAAAGATTCTGCATTCGTGAAAGTCGTTATTGGCGGAACTTTTATCTTTTCAGCGGAATTCACACTGAACAGTTATATTGGCATTCGTTTGGCTGAAACCTTCGACTCTTTTCACATTGGTAATTTTGAGATCACAGGAGTTCGAATGCTCAGTATGCTAAACATCCAAAACATGTTGATGGTTGTTTGTTTCACATTCTTAATCAACCGGGTTATGGATCGTTTTTCTAAGAAAAATGCTTTATTGATTGGGTTGTTGTTATACGGAATAGGTTACGTGACCGTTACTTCAGCAAACGCTTGGTATGTATTACTTCTATTTAACGTGATCGCTACAATGGGAGAGTTAATTTACTCTCCGATTAAGGAAGCTGAAAAAGCGAATATGATTCCTAGCGATAAGAGAGGATCTTACTCTGCATTTGCAAATGTATCATTTAGTGGAGCAGATATGTTAGCTCGCTCGACGATTATCTTAGGGGCTTTTTTAGTTCCTGTTATGATGAGTGTATATATGGGAGTAATAATAATGATCGGCGCATTTTTCATGTATTCTGGTCTCTTTTTGAGAGGAAAGGCAACTGAAAAAGCTGTGAAGAAAGAGATAGTTGCTCAAGTTGTAAAATAA
- a CDS encoding ABC transporter substrate-binding protein, protein MDNKLLVLWRYFPSGHIRTEEIAEALQISQKQTTRYLKKWNDEGWLTFTPGRGRGNVSRLQWQKNIEENFEDEVLLKLDHEPVEISSKYLMYDWSTETKLRLMNKFYTQFGFVQEAKDKLVVPKRYPFRTLHPLDAADAHSANMVSNVFNRLVSLTDQGEIMPELAHSWDVSSTKLRLYLRKDVCFHDGSVLTATDVINCLEKLRFHEQNKDLWKPIDEMVSKAPLVVDILYPGGCSYILPLLSMMTSSIYKESKGRIYGTGGFLVEEDNDQKTTLAAFKEHFQERPLLDAVEFVKVPKDFPIVYHSSLEPNHHETFQVESDSGFGVLIMNAYRSGSQIAKLEVRHYIHQILAMNRHRIPEYESRAIPNDNSCMIGNRLPYSIPTAVRPEFTEPLIIRIAEHTEEASRWLLDTFAQYDIPVQVIHVSFEDAIFNKQLTDQTDMFIHGEIFELNQDLSFYFFLTNGFAPLPLILGKNKRWQKRISQYIHTPFGEWTNLNVAVEKELIEEAIMIPLYYQKRYIPFSTELMNVNIKHFGYVDFSKLWLRPTLDQ, encoded by the coding sequence ATGGATAACAAACTTCTTGTTCTATGGAGATACTTTCCATCTGGTCATATTCGAACCGAAGAAATTGCTGAGGCTCTTCAGATCAGTCAGAAACAAACAACACGATATTTAAAAAAATGGAACGATGAAGGCTGGTTAACTTTTACTCCAGGTCGTGGAAGAGGAAATGTTTCACGTCTTCAATGGCAAAAGAATATCGAAGAAAACTTTGAGGATGAAGTATTGCTCAAGCTGGATCATGAACCCGTTGAAATTAGCAGTAAATATTTAATGTATGATTGGTCAACGGAAACAAAGTTAAGATTGATGAACAAATTTTATACGCAATTTGGCTTTGTGCAGGAAGCAAAAGACAAACTGGTGGTGCCAAAACGCTATCCTTTTAGGACCCTACACCCATTAGATGCAGCAGATGCACATAGCGCAAATATGGTATCGAATGTATTTAATCGACTCGTATCGTTAACCGATCAAGGAGAAATCATGCCAGAACTTGCTCACAGCTGGGATGTTTCATCTACGAAACTACGACTTTACTTAAGAAAAGACGTCTGCTTTCACGACGGATCTGTTTTAACAGCAACAGATGTAATCAATTGTTTAGAAAAACTTAGATTTCATGAACAAAACAAAGATTTATGGAAACCGATCGATGAAATGGTTTCAAAAGCTCCACTCGTGGTCGATATTTTGTACCCAGGAGGCTGCAGCTATATTCTTCCGTTGTTAAGCATGATGACATCGAGTATTTATAAAGAAAGCAAAGGAAGGATTTATGGGACTGGAGGGTTCTTGGTAGAAGAAGACAATGACCAAAAAACAACGCTTGCCGCTTTTAAAGAACATTTTCAAGAACGACCGTTACTTGATGCTGTTGAATTTGTTAAAGTTCCAAAAGACTTTCCGATTGTTTACCACTCATCTTTAGAACCGAATCATCATGAAACCTTTCAAGTAGAGAGTGATTCGGGCTTTGGTGTACTTATCATGAATGCTTATCGTAGCGGATCACAGATTGCTAAATTAGAGGTACGGCATTACATCCATCAAATTCTAGCAATGAATCGCCATAGGATACCTGAATATGAGTCAAGAGCCATACCGAACGACAATAGTTGCATGATCGGAAATCGTCTTCCCTATTCAATACCTACAGCAGTTAGGCCCGAATTTACAGAGCCTCTAATTATTAGGATAGCGGAGCATACAGAAGAAGCTTCTAGATGGCTTCTAGACACGTTTGCTCAATATGACATCCCTGTTCAAGTCATACATGTATCTTTCGAGGACGCTATTTTTAATAAACAACTAACTGACCAAACAGACATGTTCATACATGGTGAAATATTTGAATTGAATCAAGATCTGTCTTTCTATTTTTTCTTAACAAATGGGTTTGCACCACTACCATTAATTTTAGGGAAAAACAAGAGATGGCAAAAACGCATCTCTCAATATATTCATACACCATTTGGAGAATGGACGAATTTGAATGTTGCAGTCGAGAAGGAACTTATTGAGGAAGCCATTATGATCCCGCTGTATTATCAAAAGAGGTATATACCTTTTTCAACTGAATTGATGAACGTGAATATCAAGCATTTCGGATATGTTGATTTTTCTAAACTATGGTTAAGGCCAACGCTTGATCAGTAA
- a CDS encoding anti-sigma factor, whose translation MSDEHKQDQNNDENLYKAYMMKTKNDIHTSPSLSEEEQKEIIKVGSNTARNATVMISLAILLLILPLMTLITYLYYGIGGKANTMIDVVGKTIYVTEPNVSLEEMEIESEIGLFSMNVNFDTFKRIGSEDYLAEKVDVYFGLDKPKFPEKISFLEQLPPMGYGIDVVKDGQKMYHPDAGVPFNMSDEWDVLKGLPDGTVAEAYLSFSELMKPNEIEKALPKEMEIRWLAVDTGLEAKQMDKEGVPITPIGYPAQVDSTTWSPFDGDQTNEEVFLDILKLLEKNEQTAEIVSKIKSLEIKERREYVEDKGILIYGAVVTGPVPELRKLEQMKVVRAIKVGEVKLWNWK comes from the coding sequence ATGAGCGACGAGCATAAACAGGATCAAAATAATGACGAAAATCTATATAAAGCTTACATGATGAAGACGAAGAACGACATTCATACCTCACCCTCTCTATCTGAAGAAGAACAAAAAGAAATCATTAAAGTAGGATCAAATACAGCTCGTAATGCAACCGTCATGATAAGTCTAGCGATCTTACTTCTTATTCTACCCCTCATGACATTAATCACTTATTTGTATTACGGTATTGGTGGTAAAGCAAACACGATGATCGATGTAGTAGGGAAAACAATTTATGTAACTGAACCCAATGTAAGTTTAGAAGAGATGGAAATAGAAAGTGAGATTGGTTTATTTTCCATGAATGTGAACTTTGATACGTTTAAGCGCATTGGTAGTGAAGATTATCTAGCTGAGAAGGTAGATGTATATTTCGGATTGGATAAGCCAAAATTCCCTGAAAAAATATCATTCTTAGAGCAGCTTCCTCCGATGGGTTATGGAATAGATGTTGTGAAGGACGGTCAAAAAATGTATCATCCTGATGCGGGTGTACCATTTAATATGTCAGACGAATGGGATGTATTAAAAGGTCTTCCCGACGGTACAGTTGCAGAAGCTTACCTTTCTTTCTCAGAACTAATGAAACCTAATGAAATTGAAAAAGCGTTACCGAAAGAAATGGAGATTCGGTGGTTAGCGGTTGATACAGGATTAGAAGCTAAGCAAATGGATAAAGAGGGTGTTCCAATTACACCTATCGGCTATCCCGCACAGGTCGATTCTACAACTTGGTCACCTTTTGACGGAGATCAAACGAACGAGGAAGTATTTCTCGATATATTAAAGTTATTAGAAAAGAATGAACAAACTGCTGAGATTGTATCAAAGATAAAATCTCTTGAAATAAAAGAAAGGCGTGAATATGTGGAAGACAAAGGGATTCTGATTTATGGGGCAGTTGTAACAGGACCCGTCCCAGAGTTAAGAAAATTAGAACAAATGAAAGTTGTTCGAGCGATAAAAGTAGGGGAGGTCAAATTATGGAACTGGAAATAA
- a CDS encoding sigma-70 family RNA polymerase sigma factor: MQLEDVYKHYMNDLYRYLYSLSKNHHIAEDLVQEAFYRAYLTLADYEINNIKAWLFKVAYHAFIDHQRKNKKTILTDEIKEDVDRRENTPESKMLEKESFLLLMEDLKCLKEIEKQVVLLCDLNELSYQEAADILNIKLNTLKSHISRGRKKLVERVKERMNLDERRA, translated from the coding sequence GTGCAACTAGAGGATGTTTATAAACACTATATGAATGATCTTTACCGCTATTTGTATTCTCTTTCGAAGAATCACCATATTGCGGAAGACTTGGTGCAAGAAGCATTCTATCGAGCATATCTAACTTTGGCAGACTATGAGATCAACAACATTAAAGCTTGGTTGTTTAAAGTTGCGTACCATGCATTTATAGATCATCAAAGAAAGAATAAAAAAACGATTCTTACTGATGAGATTAAAGAAGATGTAGATAGAAGAGAAAATACACCGGAAAGTAAGATGTTAGAAAAGGAATCATTCTTATTATTAATGGAGGATTTAAAGTGTTTAAAAGAGATCGAAAAACAGGTAGTTTTGTTGTGCGATTTGAATGAACTTAGTTATCAAGAAGCAGCTGATATTTTAAATATAAAGCTGAATACATTAAAAAGTCATATTTCAAGAGGTCGAAAAAAACTAGTAGAACGCGTTAAGGAAAGGATGAACCTAGATGAGCGACGAGCATAA
- a CDS encoding DUF5662 family protein: protein MPAYGKYLLYIFEHKLNVFIECWKLGLYVQAFTHDLSKLHPAEFFTYAKKFYSDEKPSEVEWQYAWLHHQHHNKHHWNYWVVDQLKREAVPIPRKFILEMICDYKSISRR from the coding sequence ATGCCAGCATATGGAAAATATCTTCTTTATATCTTTGAACATAAATTGAATGTCTTTATAGAATGCTGGAAGTTAGGACTTTATGTTCAAGCATTTACACATGATCTATCTAAGCTTCATCCAGCTGAGTTTTTTACATATGCAAAGAAATTTTATTCAGATGAGAAGCCGAGTGAAGTGGAATGGCAATATGCCTGGCTTCATCATCAACATCACAATAAGCATCATTGGAATTATTGGGTGGTTGATCAGCTTAAAAGAGAAGCGGTGCCGATTCCCCGAAAGTTTATACTTGAGATGATCTGTGATTATAAATCTATCTCAAGAAGATGA
- a CDS encoding aminoglycoside phosphotransferase family protein has protein sequence MSYKLPDLFIKQIIGVHGEKASEWLSTFEDLLSYCEKNYDLHIQQPFNLSYNFVAPAIRSDGSEMVLKVVIDQKEYETELSALQLLSGENTVKLLAYEKERGLMLLERIQPGHTLAEIEDDDEATVIAAKVIKKLMVPAPAKSNLPTVLERENSLKRIYQKYDDYQLVSKSTIEQALSIFRELNRSIEEPYILHADLHHYNILANGDGSWTAIDPKGLIGDREYEVVQYLLNKLPEHGVEEISEKRIGIFVDVLNLNKDRVLLRAYSHAVLATCWTIEDGHVQESFLNTIQVFKNLVKKYIQKDALL, from the coding sequence ATGAGTTACAAACTTCCTGATTTATTTATTAAACAAATTATAGGTGTACATGGAGAAAAAGCAAGTGAATGGTTGAGTACTTTTGAAGACTTACTCTCTTATTGCGAGAAGAACTATGATCTTCACATCCAACAACCTTTCAATCTTTCGTACAATTTCGTCGCACCCGCTATAAGAAGTGATGGAAGTGAAATGGTTTTGAAAGTTGTGATTGATCAGAAAGAATATGAAACGGAGCTAAGCGCACTTCAGCTTCTGTCTGGCGAGAATACAGTTAAATTGTTAGCGTATGAGAAGGAACGAGGTCTGATGCTTCTTGAACGTATACAACCAGGCCATACATTGGCAGAAATAGAAGATGATGATGAGGCTACTGTAATTGCTGCTAAAGTGATAAAGAAGTTAATGGTTCCTGCTCCAGCCAAATCTAACCTTCCGACTGTACTTGAACGTGAGAATAGCCTAAAACGAATCTATCAAAAATACGATGATTATCAACTGGTCTCAAAATCCACCATCGAACAAGCTCTATCCATTTTTAGAGAATTAAATCGTTCTATAGAGGAGCCTTATATCCTTCATGCCGATCTACATCATTACAATATACTAGCAAATGGAGACGGTTCTTGGACTGCGATTGATCCGAAGGGTTTGATCGGAGACCGTGAATATGAGGTTGTTCAATATTTGCTGAATAAATTACCTGAACATGGAGTGGAAGAGATATCAGAAAAACGAATTGGTATTTTTGTAGATGTACTGAATTTGAATAAAGATAGAGTTTTGTTAAGAGCCTACTCACATGCTGTTTTAGCTACTTGTTGGACGATTGAAGATGGACATGTGCAAGAAAGCTTTTTAAATACCATTCAAGTCTTCAAAAACTTAGTGAAGAAATACATACAAAAAGACGCACTTCTCTAA